The following nucleotide sequence is from bacterium.
AGCTATTCTGGCGACTGCATCGGCATTTTCTGCTATTTGTTTTGAGGTGCTGGATAGCTCTTCAACAGTAACCGTAACCTGGGAAACCGAAGCGGCCTGTTCACTTGCCCCACTTGATTGTTCCTGAGCCGTGGCTAAAATTTCACTGCCCGCAGAACTTATTTGAAGCGAAGCCTCTTTTAAATGGTAAATTAATTTCCTCAAATCTTCAAGCATTTTATTAATGACAATTGTCATTTGTTCAAGTTCATTTGCACCTTCTATCTTTACGGCTTGAGTTAAATCTCCACTGGCAATTTTTTCTATTATCCCAGCCAAATTTTTAATATTATCTTGTAGATTTTTCTTTTCCACCGACCGGGTTTGAGCATGGTCATGGAGTTGTTCCATTGAATTGCGTAAATTCTGCATCATCCGATTAAAAATATTCGATAGTAATCCAATCTCATCACTCGTAACGACTGTAACAACATGAGATAAATCTCCATCAGCAATCCGCTGACTACTTTTAATTAAATTATGAAGAGGTATAGTCGCATCAGTCGTGACAAAATAGGCGTAAATATATCCGACAACAAAAATAATCACCGTAAAAATCAATAAAAGATTCCACATCTTCGTAATTGGTGCATCAAAATCCTTCATATAACATACTGTTCCCAATGTCCAGTTTGATTTTTTAATCGGGGCATAAGTAATATATCTCCCTCTGGTTACATCTTCTTGATAGCCAGGTTTATGAACCTCAGTTATTGTAGGTATCTCCTGTGGTATTTCAACGATATGCTTTCTTTTTTCATTTAGTAAAAATGAAAAACCACTTTTACCCAATTTAATATCTTTGACCAGATTAGTCAAAATATCGGTATCTGCTTTATCGAAATTTAGCAGTAGACTAATCTTATCAACACCATCTTTTACCATTTGGTCAGCCTGGTTTTTTATTCTATCTTCTATCACTCTGGCTGTAAAATTAATAAACATCACCGAGCCAAGGAATAAAGACAAAAGCATCAGTGATTGAACGGCAACCTGGGTTTTAAAACCAATACCCAGTCCTACCTTTTGTTTTTTTTCTTCTATATGGGCGGCGGCAAATGCCAATCGAAGTATTGGCTCACGATATCTAATGGTTAAATAAAATAAAATGATAGATACATTTACGGAATTGATGAATGTGCTCAAAAATATAGCTATCGATTCCCAGATAGATAGGTGACCATAAACCGCTCTCATCCAGGCACCTGCTGAAAGCCCAATAATAAGCGTTGTGACAAATTCTAAAATAACTATCCTTCGTGGAATCTGGACAAGTGCTTCTCTTGCTTGTTCAGCTAATGTTTCACTTGCTTTACCTTCTTTTTCTTCCATCTCTTGTAAAAATTGAACAATTGGTCTAAACCATAAGCAAATTAGCCAGATGGCAAAACCTATCAATATTGGTGTCTCAATGGCAGTGATACTTAATAGTATCCTGAGCCTCTCCGGGGTGAACTTAATGGATAATAAGGTATAAACCGCATTGATAATTACCCCAATTACCATAAAGATTCCTACAGCATAGATTACCTTTTTTCTAATTGATGTTTTTAACATTTTTTTACCTCCTTAGTTTGGTAATTGGTAACTGGTGAATGGTAATTAGTTACCAGTTACCATTTAACCGATTACTTACTTTAGTAAGCGTTCAGGTGGTGT
It contains:
- a CDS encoding methyl-accepting chemotaxis protein, producing MLKTSIRKKVIYAVGIFMVIGVIINAVYTLLSIKFTPERLRILLSITAIETPILIGFAIWLICLWFRPIVQFLQEMEEKEGKASETLAEQAREALVQIPRRIVILEFVTTLIIGLSAGAWMRAVYGHLSIWESIAIFLSTFINSVNVSIILFYLTIRYREPILRLAFAAAHIEEKKQKVGLGIGFKTQVAVQSLMLLSLFLGSVMFINFTARVIEDRIKNQADQMVKDGVDKISLLLNFDKADTDILTNLVKDIKLGKSGFSFLLNEKRKHIVEIPQEIPTITEVHKPGYQEDVTRGRYITYAPIKKSNWTLGTVCYMKDFDAPITKMWNLLLIFTVIIFVVGYIYAYFVTTDATIPLHNLIKSSQRIADGDLSHVVTVVTSDEIGLLSNIFNRMMQNLRNSMEQLHDHAQTRSVEKKNLQDNIKNLAGIIEKIASGDLTQAVKIEGANELEQMTIVINKMLEDLRKLIYHLKEASLQISSAGSEILATAQEQSSGASEQAASVSQVTVTVEELSSTSKQIAENADAVARIAEETLQSAQTGQDGVQDVILSMGKIKETTEAGARRILTLGERSQKIGEILELINNIAAETKLIAFNAAIEASRAGEAGRGFAVVAVEVKKLAENVVESTKTIKEIASEIQTLASQSVMAIEEDVKKVDEGVKLAQKAGESLEEILDMVDQTTKASKQISVATQQQRTASEQVVATMHEIAEVSKQSAASSHQSITSVSELNTLAEDLKVAIEKFKLEG